One window from the genome of Ailuropoda melanoleuca isolate Jingjing chromosome 5, ASM200744v2, whole genome shotgun sequence encodes:
- the TIGD4 gene encoding tigger transposable element-derived protein 4, translating to MAEASEDASALPVTVKKKKSLSIEEKIDIINAVESGKKKAEIAAEYGIKKNSLSSIMKNKDKVLEAFESLRFDPKRKRLRTAFYTDLEEALMRWYRIAQCLNVPVNGPMLRLKANDFAQKLGHNDFKCSNGWLDRFKSRYGLVFRAQPVEATGVSVDPSTVWHQNVLPYYLNDYHPKNVFNIKETGLLYRMLPTNTFAFKGETCSIGKLCKDRITLVVGTNMDGSEKLPLLIIGKNRNPHCFKGIKSLPVCYEANRMAWMTSDIFEQWMRKLDEKFQAQQRRVVIFVDSFPSHPEVKDLKSIELAFFPSCLSSKFIAMKQGVIKSLKIKYRHCLIKKFLSSVEGSKEFTFSLLDAVDTLHLCWRAVTPETIVKSYEEAGFKSQKGESDKTNAETDTGLDLVAYAQAAGVEFPEGLSIEEYASLDDDLETCEAAPEGDPVCTEESKSDDTGFYASDEEDDGGSLGTELPLPSKNEAITALDTLKNFLRSQDMNDELHNSLADLEIFINSSSK from the coding sequence tttatccATTGAAGAAAAGATCGACATCATAAATGCGGTAGAAAGTGgcaagaaaaaggcagaaattgcAGCTGaatatggaataaagaaaaattcgTTGTCTTCTATTATGAAGAATAAAGACAAGGTTCTAGAAGCCTTTGAATCTCTGAGATTTgatccaaagagaaaaagactgagaACTGCTTTTTACACCGATCTGGAAGAGGCATTAATGAGGTGGTATCGAATTGCTCAGTGTCTAAATGTACCAGTTAATGGTCCGATGTTGCGTCTAAAAGCTAATGATTTTGCCCAGAAACTGGGACATAATGATTTTAAGTGCAGTAATGGTTGGCTGGATCGCTTTAAATCCAGGTATGGTTTAGTATTCAGAGCTCAACCTGTAGAAGCTACAGGTGTATCAGTCGACCCTTCAACGGTCTGGCACCAAAATGTACTTccttattatttaaatgattatcatcctaaaaatgtttttaatataaaagagaCGGGGCTGCTTTATCGAATGTTGCCTACaaatacatttgcatttaaaggAGAAACATGCTCAATTGGAAAGTTATGCAAAGACAGAATAACTCTGGTGGTTGGGACGAATATGGATGGCTCAGAGAAACTTCCTTTGCTTATCAttggaaaaaacagaaatccacATTGTTTCAAAGGTATAAAATCATTGCCTGTGTGTTATGAAGCTAACAGAATGGCATGGATGACCTCAGATATATTTGAACAATGGATGCGGAAGCTTGATGAGAAATTTCAAGCCCAGCAACGAAGAGTGGtgatttttgttgattcttttccTTCACATCCAGAGGTAAAGGACCTAAAGTCCATTGAGTTAGCGTTCTTTCCATCATGTTTATCTTCCAAATTTATAGCTATGAAACAAGGTGTTATTAAAAGCCTTAAAATCAAATATCGACATTGCCTTATCAAGAAATTTTTAAGCTCTGTTGAAGGCAGCAAAGAATTTACATTTTCCCTACTAGATGCAGTTGATACTTTGCACCTTTGTTGGAGGGCTGTAACCCCAGAGACTATCGTTAAGAGCTATGAAGAGGCAGGATTCAAATCTCAAAAGGGAGAGAGTGACAAGACAAATGCAGAGACAGACACTGGTCTTGATTTGGTTGCCTATGCTCAGGCAGCTGGCGTGGAATTTCCTGAAGGTTTATCTATAGAAGAGTATGCTTCCCTTGATGATGATTTGGAGACATGTGAAGCTGCACCAGAAGGTGATCCAGTATGCACCGAAGAAAGTAAATCAGATGACACTGGATTTTATGCTTCCGACGAAGAGGATGATGGTGGATCTCTAGGAACTGAACTCCCTTTACCATCAAAAAATGAGGCAATAACTGCTTTAGatactcttaaaaattttcttagaAGTCAAGATATGAATGATGAGCTTCATAATTCTTTAGCAGaccttgaaatttttattaactcatcatctaaataa